The Planctomycetia bacterium genome includes a region encoding these proteins:
- a CDS encoding GYF domain-containing protein has protein sequence MGSRAAKLKMGIRFQCPACGAKLNVKTELAGKRGACPKCQAKIQIPASDEAEAVAAAVSPSGAATNGAASPVAPAPAPVASNGMSAAAAAVESKWFVRPPSGGQYGPAAESVLRQWIAEGRITPDTLIWREGDPEWQPAAAAFSELGNRPVPVTAPVKAERPALSSKTMVSFPTAPIPQDVDELDAASAATAMLLAKRKRARSTGLIIMGVLVLCVLLLLPILIYVLTNPGGTPPAGESTGQWPSVRSVLSEAQLS, from the coding sequence TTGGGGTCGCGGGCTGCCAAGCTCAAGATGGGAATTCGCTTTCAATGCCCGGCCTGCGGGGCCAAGCTGAACGTTAAGACCGAGTTGGCGGGCAAACGTGGGGCTTGTCCGAAGTGCCAGGCGAAAATCCAGATTCCGGCCTCTGACGAAGCGGAGGCCGTGGCGGCCGCGGTCTCGCCAAGCGGTGCGGCGACCAACGGCGCTGCGTCGCCCGTTGCACCTGCGCCCGCGCCGGTCGCTTCCAACGGAATGTCCGCCGCCGCTGCGGCTGTTGAATCAAAGTGGTTCGTGCGACCGCCTTCCGGGGGCCAATACGGCCCGGCGGCGGAAAGCGTGCTGCGGCAATGGATCGCCGAAGGGCGAATCACGCCGGATACGTTGATCTGGCGCGAGGGTGACCCGGAATGGCAACCGGCTGCGGCGGCGTTTTCCGAACTGGGGAATCGGCCGGTCCCGGTGACTGCGCCGGTGAAGGCCGAGCGCCCAGCGCTGTCGTCGAAGACCATGGTGAGTTTCCCCACGGCGCCCATTCCGCAGGATGTGGATGAGTTGGACGCCGCGAGCGCCGCCACGGCGATGTTGCTGGCGAAACGCAAACGTGCTCGTTCGACCGGGCTGATCATCATGGGCGTGCTCGTGCTCTGTGTGTTGTTGCTGCTGCCCATTTTGATTTATGTGCTCACCAACCCAGGCGGTACGCCGCCGGCTGGCGAATCGACTGGCCAATGGCCAAGCGTTCGCTCGGTTTTGTCTGAGGCGCAACTGAGTTGA